From one Amycolatopsis sp. FDAARGOS 1241 genomic stretch:
- a CDS encoding Wzz/FepE/Etk N-terminal domain-containing protein, whose product MTTDRFSSPPLIDLQRLVVAVRRHRRLWLAFALLGLVVGGAVAVLLPAPPTAVTKVIVIHPDDSPTDSGTLMRTDVAVLQTAKIASAALKKAGSTESTEDFLKDYAGLGLTNNVMQVTVKAKSQTDALAKAQALADVFIADHVQRNQAAATAQAKALLDQRTQAQQQLTQVDSQAAAEADKGSRANAGTLEQLYSQRADLVSKIADLQNQAQQAGIGTPQVAAGTQIVDAPAIVKVSFLKTVATNGAIGLALGLALGLGLAMVTALVRDRPVLRRELSAHLGASVIAQLRSKPRGPARLWARSRPVIDRKRVAVTLVRAARSERGPLSLLELGAPGVAAGLALDIAKELAEDGPVVVVDDLPHRDAAKQPAMGDVTVVEAGDPAAKRATHLIGVGTVAPGTAWTDLAYLGRETVLVVRSGYANTLWLHTVARQLADCGIPVLGVVLVDPDPKDHTDGTLWDGLHTALRGRASVVAAKQAAQPAAQPALQPAARIADEKPAGATNDKVPERPQKFVAQEPEKPIDWPVEQDNEKTIESSVVRPVNAVEPKRNHHEAPTRRLSPVPRKPEDRTPTPEPRKPDQRRPDQSADSELPTRNFAPVQSGPES is encoded by the coding sequence GTGACCACAGACAGGTTTTCCTCACCGCCGCTGATCGACCTGCAGCGGCTCGTGGTCGCCGTGCGCCGGCACCGCCGGCTGTGGCTCGCCTTCGCGCTGCTGGGACTCGTCGTCGGCGGCGCGGTGGCCGTGCTGCTCCCGGCTCCGCCGACCGCCGTCACGAAGGTCATCGTGATCCACCCGGACGACTCACCGACCGACAGCGGCACGCTGATGCGCACCGACGTCGCCGTGCTGCAAACCGCGAAGATCGCTTCGGCTGCGCTGAAGAAGGCCGGCAGCACCGAGTCGACCGAAGACTTCCTGAAGGACTACGCCGGGCTCGGCCTCACCAACAACGTCATGCAGGTGACGGTGAAGGCGAAGTCGCAGACCGACGCGCTGGCCAAGGCGCAGGCGCTCGCCGACGTCTTCATCGCCGACCACGTGCAGCGCAACCAGGCCGCCGCGACCGCGCAGGCGAAGGCGCTGCTCGACCAGCGCACGCAGGCGCAGCAACAGCTCACGCAGGTCGATTCCCAGGCTGCGGCGGAGGCGGACAAGGGCAGCCGGGCCAACGCCGGCACGCTGGAGCAGCTCTACTCGCAGCGCGCCGACCTCGTGTCGAAGATTGCGGATCTGCAGAACCAGGCTCAGCAGGCGGGCATCGGCACACCGCAGGTGGCCGCGGGCACGCAGATCGTCGACGCGCCGGCCATCGTGAAGGTGTCGTTCCTCAAGACCGTCGCCACCAACGGCGCGATCGGCCTGGCGCTGGGACTCGCCCTCGGGCTCGGCCTGGCCATGGTGACGGCGCTCGTGCGCGACCGGCCGGTGCTGCGGCGGGAGCTCTCAGCGCACCTCGGTGCGTCGGTGATCGCACAGCTGCGGTCGAAGCCGCGTGGCCCAGCCCGGCTGTGGGCTCGGTCGCGGCCGGTGATCGACCGCAAGCGCGTGGCCGTGACGCTGGTGCGTGCGGCCCGCTCCGAACGTGGTCCGTTGTCGCTGCTGGAACTCGGCGCGCCGGGGGTGGCCGCGGGGCTCGCCCTGGACATCGCGAAGGAGCTGGCCGAGGACGGTCCCGTGGTCGTCGTCGACGACCTGCCGCACCGCGACGCGGCGAAGCAGCCGGCGATGGGCGACGTGACGGTCGTCGAGGCCGGCGACCCGGCGGCGAAACGCGCGACGCACCTGATCGGCGTCGGCACGGTCGCGCCCGGCACGGCGTGGACGGACCTGGCGTACCTCGGCCGGGAAACGGTGCTGGTCGTGCGCTCGGGCTACGCGAACACGCTGTGGCTGCACACGGTCGCGCGCCAGCTCGCCGACTGCGGCATCCCGGTGCTCGGCGTGGTGCTCGTGGACCCGGACCCCAAGGACCACACCGACGGCACGCTGTGGGACGGCCTGCACACCGCGTTGCGCGGCCGGGCGAGTGTGGTCGCGGCGAAGCAGGCGGCCCAGCCCGCGGCCCAGCCCGCCCTCCAGCCGGCCGCCCGGATCGCCGACGAGAAGCCGGCCGGCGCGACGAACGACAAGGTCCCCGAGCGGCCGCAGAAGTTCGTGGCGCAGGAGCCCGAGAAGCCCATCGACTGGCCGGTCGAGCAGGACAACGAGAAGACGATCGAGAGCTCCGTGGTCAGGCCGGTCAACGCGGTCGAGCCGAAGCGCAACCACCACGAGGCGCCGACTCGCCGGCTGAGCCCGGTGCCGCGCAAGCCCGAAGACCGCACCCCGACGCCGGAGCCGCGCAAGCCGGACCAGCGCCGCCCGGACCAGTCTGCCGATTCGGAACTGCCGACGAGGAACTTCGCGCCCGTCCAATCCGGTCCGGAAAGCTAG